A part of Desulfovibrio sp. TomC genomic DNA contains:
- a CDS encoding adenylyltransferase/cytidyltransferase family protein: MGLSIGSTNGCFDLLHQGHTTMLAKARCECDRLTVGLNSDASIRRLKGPLRPV; encoded by the coding sequence ATGGGGCTCTCCATCGGTTCCACCAACGGCTGTTTCGATCTGCTCCACCAGGGGCATACCACCATGCTGGCCAAGGCCCGGTGCGAGTGTGACCGGCTGACTGTGGGGCTTAACTCCGACGCCTCCATCCGCAGGCTCAAGGGACCGTTGCGACCCGTGTAA
- a CDS encoding PfkB family carbohydrate kinase: protein MSIYAAGGDDYHIRATGQEVFDVSGAGDTVAAILSTGLSIDASLLACACVANLGAGIVVRKVGTAVVHPDELRQSVVQSLVTESGPQALSLERIVECVRLW, encoded by the coding sequence ATGAGCATTTACGCCGCAGGAGGCGACGACTACCATATCCGTGCCACCGGGCAGGAAGTCTTCGACGTGTCTGGAGCCGGTGACACGGTTGCCGCCATCCTCTCCACCGGACTGTCCATCGACGCTTCGTTGCTGGCCTGCGCGTGTGTGGCCAACTTGGGTGCCGGCATCGTCGTCCGCAAGGTGGGGACAGCTGTGGTGCATCCTGACGAATTACGCCAGAGCGTGGTGCAGTCTCTTGTGACCGAGTCAGGTCCCCAGGCCCTGTCCCTGGAGCGGATCGTAGAATGCGTGCGGTTGTGGTGA